From a region of the Drosophila ananassae strain 14024-0371.13 chromosome XL, ASM1763931v2, whole genome shotgun sequence genome:
- the LOC6502277 gene encoding C-factor — protein sequence MNSILITGCNRGLGLGLVKTLVGLPQPPQHLFTTCRNREQAQELEELAKKHSNIHILEIDLRNFDAYDKLVSDIDCVTKDKGLNVLFNNAGVAPKSTRITATRSQDLLDTLQTNTVVPIMLAKACLPLLKKAAKVNESQPMGVNRAAIVNMTSILGSIQANTDGGMYAYRTSKSALNAATKSLSIDLFPQRIMCVSLHPGWVRTDMGGSNAPLDVDTSTGRIVQTLCELGEPQNGTFINYDGSPLPW from the exons ATGAACTCCATTCTAATAACGGGCTGTAATCGTGGCCTGGGCTTGGGTCTGGTGAAGACCCTTGTTGGACTGCCGCAGCCACCGCAGCATCTCTTCACGACCTGCCGGAACCGGGAGCAGGCCCAA GAGCTGGAAGAACTGGCCAAGAAGCACTCCAATATCCATATCCTGGAGATTG ATCTGAGGAACTTTGATGCCTATGATAAGCTCGTTTCTGACATTGATTGCGTGACGAAGGATAAGGGTCTGAATGTACTCTTTAACAACGCTGGCGTGGCGCCCAAGTCCACGCGGATTACCGCCACCCGATCCCAGGATCTGCTGGACACTCTGCAAACCAACACCGTGGTGCCCATCATGCTGGCCAAGGCCTGTCTgccgctgctgaagaaggctgCCAAGGTGAACGAGTCCCAGCCGATGGGAGTGAACCGTGCCGCCATCGTCAACATGACCTCTATCCTGGGATCCATCCAGGCGAATACGGATGGTGGAATGTATGCGTATCGCACGTCCAAGTCGGCTCTAAATGCGGCCACCAAGTCCCTCAGCATCGATCTGTTTCCCCAACGCATCATGTGCGTCAGCCTGCACCCTGGATGGGTGCGCACGGACATGGGCGGAAGTAATGCACCACTGGATGTGGACACCAGTACCGGCCGGATTGTGCAAACGCTCTGCGAGCTGGGAGAGCCACAGAACGGCACCTTCATCAACTACGATGGCTCCCCACTGCCCTGGTGA
- the LOC6502132 gene encoding splicing factor 3B subunit 4, whose amino-acid sequence MSYWTPGAGFAGAAGPPPAADTMSSTPPTGLPTGQQQPVDSPLLPPPPTGQNIAPSGAFPGSLTPGWNDPPPISGGAMASGGDGGRRPRLDLRKRVAYPLSGQQFHQPQPNFQAPGLDQGLARPVAMVPPQRQLPVQNHGSFGEGAGAGIIDASGFSGIGGVGSPAGNANRPPPLASELIGNPSKVPVAIVPPRTK is encoded by the exons ATGAGCTACTGGACTCCAGGAGCAGGATTTGCTGGTGCAGCGGGACCACCGCCAGCAGCCGACACCATGTCTTCGACACCGCCGACAGGCCTGCCTACCGGCCAACAGCAGCCGGTCGATTCGCCGCTTCTACCGCCTCCGCCAACAGGGCAGAATATTGCCCCATCCGGAGCTTTTCCAG GCTCTCTGACACCAGGCTGGAACGATCCGCCACCAATTAGCGGAGGAGCCATGGCCAGCGGAGGCGATGGCGGCCGTCGCCCACGCCTCGATCTACGGAAACGCGTGGCCTATCCGCTGAGCGGACAGCAGTTTCATCAACCACAACCGAATTTCCAAGCACCAGGTCTGGATCAGGGCTTGGCACGACCCGTGGCCATGGTGCCACCGCAACGGCAACTTCCAGTCCAAAATCACGGAAGCTTCGGGGAAGGCGCCGGTGCCGGGATAATCGATGCTAGTGGATTTAGCGGAATTGGAGGAGTAGGATCGCCAGCGGGGAATGCGAACCGACCGCCGCCATTGGCTTCTGAGCTGATTGGCAATCCGTCCAAGGTGCCAGTAGCTATAGTTCCGCCGCGAACAAAATAA